The following coding sequences lie in one Amycolatopsis cihanbeyliensis genomic window:
- a CDS encoding PPOX class F420-dependent oxidoreductase: MSVFTSEELTYLRGQRLGRIATVGPDGSPHVAPVGWNVDDDRGVLEVGGIDLPATKKFRDVARTGRAAIVVDDLASVDPWRPRGVEIRGRAEAVEEPHAVIRIHPERIISWGLGPARSARSVTTAAPRTGRHAG; this comes from the coding sequence ATGTCCGTCTTCACCAGCGAGGAGCTCACCTACCTGCGCGGTCAACGGCTCGGCCGGATCGCCACCGTCGGTCCGGACGGCTCGCCGCACGTCGCCCCGGTCGGCTGGAATGTCGACGACGACCGCGGTGTCCTCGAGGTCGGCGGGATCGACCTGCCGGCGACCAAGAAGTTCCGGGACGTGGCCCGCACCGGGCGAGCCGCCATCGTCGTCGACGACCTGGCGAGTGTGGACCCGTGGCGGCCGCGGGGTGTCGAGATCCGCGGCCGCGCCGAAGCCGTCGAGGAACCGCACGCGGTGATTCGCATCCATCCGGAGCGGATCATCAGTTGGGGACTTGGTCCGGCCCGGTCCGCGCGCAGTGTCACCACCGCGGCGCCCCGAACCGGGCGGCATGCCGGCTAG
- a CDS encoding TetR/AcrR family transcriptional regulator codes for MARTIDDPRNARSRRTRDALLAATRAILETEGFEALTMTAVAERAGITRRAVYLHFNSRTELVSALFDYLAEREGLAESTDPIRAAPDAVTALRAWVRHLATYHPRLLAVDRAIERVRHTDADAARHREAVTEAQLANCRWLAERLAAENRLAPHWTVRSATDMLWGLISTDLFERMLTGRGWSQRRLEKHLQALYLSTFVQDPPP; via the coding sequence ATGGCGAGGACGATTGACGATCCGCGTAACGCGCGCAGTAGGCGCACCCGGGACGCGCTGCTCGCGGCCACGCGAGCGATCCTGGAAACCGAGGGTTTCGAGGCACTGACCATGACCGCCGTGGCCGAGCGGGCCGGGATCACCCGGCGCGCCGTCTACCTGCACTTCAACTCGCGGACCGAGCTGGTCAGCGCCCTGTTCGACTACCTGGCCGAGCGCGAGGGGCTGGCGGAGTCGACCGACCCGATCCGCGCGGCCCCCGACGCGGTGACCGCGCTGCGGGCCTGGGTCCGGCACCTCGCGACCTACCACCCACGGCTGCTGGCCGTGGATCGCGCGATCGAACGAGTCCGGCACACCGACGCGGACGCGGCCCGGCACCGGGAAGCCGTCACCGAGGCGCAGCTGGCCAACTGCCGGTGGCTCGCCGAACGGCTGGCGGCCGAGAACAGGCTCGCCCCGCACTGGACGGTGCGCAGTGCGACGGACATGTTGTGGGGGCTCATCTCCACCGACCTGTTCGAGCGCATGCTGACCGGCCGCGGGTGGTCACAGCGCCGCCTGGAGAAGCACCTGCAGGCGCTGTACCTGAGCACCTTCGTGCAGGACCCGCCGCCGTGA
- a CDS encoding FAD-binding dehydrogenase: MAEDADVIVVGAGLAGLVTAYELTRAGRRVLVVDQENEANLGAQAFWSLGGLFLVNSPEQRRMGVTDSADLALADWFASAGFDREREDHWPRQWAQAYVHFAAGEKRRYLHDLGLRLTPTVGWAERGAGTATGHGNSVPRFHLTWGTGPEVVRVFREPVLRAAERGLVDFRYRHRVDELIVEQGTVVGVRGTVLVPSAQPRGVASAREAAGEFELRAQAVVVTTGGIGGNRELVRKNWPTDRLGPVPESMITGVPAHVDGRMLEIAQSAGASIVNSDRMWHYTEGIKNWDPVWPDHAIRIIPGPSSLWLDATGRRLPAPLFPGHDTLATMRHILHTGYDYTWFVLTRTIVEKEFALSGSEQNPDLTGKDLRLVLSRVKKGAPAPIQAFLDHGADFVVRSSLRELVEGMNAIAPGPALEHDQVEREILARDRETGNTYSKDLQLMAVNNARAYWPDRVTRVAKPHRLLDPAHGPLIAVRLHLLTRKTLGGLETDLDSGVVHPDGTAFPGLYAAGEVAGFGGGGVHGYNALEGTFLGGCIFSGRAAGRALARRLA, from the coding sequence GTGGCCGAGGACGCCGACGTCATCGTGGTGGGAGCCGGGCTTGCCGGGCTGGTCACGGCCTACGAACTCACCAGGGCGGGCCGCAGGGTGCTCGTGGTCGATCAGGAGAACGAGGCCAACCTCGGCGCGCAGGCGTTCTGGTCGCTCGGTGGGTTGTTCCTGGTCAACAGCCCCGAGCAGCGCCGGATGGGCGTCACCGACTCGGCCGACCTCGCCCTTGCCGACTGGTTCGCCTCGGCCGGCTTCGATCGGGAGCGCGAGGATCACTGGCCCCGGCAGTGGGCGCAGGCCTATGTGCACTTCGCCGCCGGGGAGAAACGTCGCTACCTGCACGACCTCGGGTTACGCCTGACACCGACCGTGGGCTGGGCCGAGCGGGGTGCGGGGACGGCGACCGGGCACGGCAACTCCGTCCCGCGTTTCCACCTCACCTGGGGAACCGGCCCCGAGGTCGTGCGGGTGTTCCGCGAGCCGGTGCTGCGCGCCGCCGAACGTGGCCTTGTCGACTTCCGGTACCGGCACCGGGTGGATGAGCTGATCGTCGAGCAGGGCACCGTGGTGGGCGTACGCGGCACGGTGCTCGTGCCCTCCGCGCAGCCGCGGGGCGTGGCCTCCGCGCGGGAGGCCGCCGGCGAGTTCGAGTTGCGGGCGCAGGCGGTGGTGGTGACCACCGGCGGTATCGGCGGCAACCGCGAGCTGGTCCGGAAGAACTGGCCGACCGATCGCCTCGGTCCGGTACCGGAGTCGATGATCACCGGGGTACCCGCCCACGTGGACGGCCGGATGCTGGAGATCGCCCAGTCCGCGGGCGCCTCGATCGTGAACTCCGACCGCATGTGGCATTACACCGAGGGGATCAAGAACTGGGACCCGGTCTGGCCCGACCACGCCATCCGGATCATCCCCGGCCCCTCCTCGCTCTGGCTGGACGCGACCGGGCGACGCCTGCCGGCCCCGCTGTTCCCCGGCCACGACACCCTCGCCACGATGCGGCACATCCTGCACACCGGTTACGACTACACCTGGTTCGTCCTCACCCGCACGATCGTGGAGAAGGAGTTCGCGCTGTCCGGGTCCGAACAGAACCCCGACCTCACCGGCAAGGACCTGAGACTCGTGCTGTCCAGGGTGAAGAAGGGCGCGCCCGCGCCGATCCAGGCCTTCCTCGACCACGGTGCCGACTTCGTCGTGCGCTCGAGCCTGAGGGAGCTCGTCGAGGGCATGAACGCGATCGCCCCCGGCCCCGCGCTGGAGCACGACCAGGTGGAGCGGGAGATCCTGGCGCGGGACCGGGAGACCGGCAACACCTACTCGAAGGACCTGCAACTGATGGCGGTCAACAACGCCCGTGCCTACTGGCCGGACCGGGTGACCAGGGTCGCCAAACCGCACCGGCTGCTGGATCCGGCGCACGGACCGCTGATCGCCGTCCGCCTGCACCTGCTCACCCGCAAGACACTCGGCGGGCTGGAGACCGACCTCGACTCGGGGGTTGTCCACCCCGACGGCACGGCGTTCCCCGGCCTCTACGCGGCCGGTGAGGTCGCCGGGTTTGGCGGGGGCGGCGTGCATGGCTACAACGCGCTGGAGGGGACCTTCCTCGGCGGCTGCATCTTC